Proteins encoded by one window of Teretinema zuelzerae:
- the plsY gene encoding glycerol-3-phosphate 1-O-acyltransferase PlsY produces MSFLSFPVLLLASFLAGSIPSAWIAVRLLKGQNISELGSGNPGATNVFRVAGWKAALPVFLVDFMKGFLPVFLASSGMLPRFWNLSSSTVALAAGTASVLGHVFSPWMRFRGGKGVATGAGMFTALSPPSAIVCALVFSAVLGLSRRMSLASLSAAVALPVSLFVLPRMLGETPDYAVFVFGSAISLGVFLRHRGNISKLIQGLEAPLF; encoded by the coding sequence ATGAGTTTTCTGTCCTTTCCGGTTTTGCTTCTTGCTTCGTTTCTTGCCGGAAGCATTCCGTCCGCCTGGATAGCGGTGCGCCTGCTGAAGGGACAGAATATTTCCGAACTGGGGAGCGGCAATCCCGGCGCGACCAACGTGTTTCGCGTCGCCGGCTGGAAGGCCGCTCTTCCGGTGTTCCTTGTCGACTTCATGAAGGGTTTTCTTCCCGTGTTTCTCGCCTCCTCGGGCATGCTTCCGCGCTTTTGGAATTTGAGTTCTTCAACCGTTGCGCTCGCCGCCGGAACCGCCTCGGTTCTCGGCCACGTTTTTTCTCCGTGGATGAGATTCCGCGGAGGGAAGGGCGTGGCGACCGGGGCGGGAATGTTTACCGCCCTTTCGCCGCCTTCGGCGATCGTCTGCGCCCTCGTTTTTTCTGCCGTGCTCGGCCTGTCGCGGCGCATGTCCCTGGCGTCCCTTTCGGCGGCCGTAGCGCTGCCGGTTTCTCTGTTTGTTTTGCCGCGCATGCTCGGAGAAACGCCCGACTACGCGGTTTTCGTCTTCGGATCAGCAATTTCGCTGGGAGTGTTTCTCCGTCATAGGGGAAATATTAGTAAACTGATACAGGGGCTCGAAGCCCCACTTTTTTAA
- a CDS encoding DUF1295 domain-containing protein — translation MTVLQMLMTSLAANGLFFILALALKTDVFTDITYSMTFVVLTAIVFFSSGNASLPQVLTAVLVVLWGLRLGAYLFSRILRMKVDHRFDDKRDSFIRFGSFWLLQAVTVWLVMLPIRGILADPLAAELPPAAWIAFPLALAALLFETVADAQKSRFKFSPEGKDSFMRTGLWKYSRHPNYFGEIVFWWALSIPGIFLFRGAELLAFIGPVAITVLILFVSGIPLLENSAEKKWGSDPDWLSYKRRTSLFFPLPPAKE, via the coding sequence ATGACAGTACTACAAATGCTTATGACAAGCCTGGCCGCTAACGGATTGTTTTTCATCCTGGCCCTGGCCCTCAAGACCGATGTGTTCACGGATATCACCTACAGCATGACCTTCGTAGTGCTGACGGCGATTGTATTCTTTTCGTCGGGCAACGCCTCCCTTCCCCAAGTTCTGACCGCGGTTCTGGTGGTTCTCTGGGGCCTTCGCCTCGGCGCCTACCTCTTTTCGCGGATTCTCAGGATGAAGGTCGACCATCGCTTCGACGACAAGCGGGACAGCTTCATACGCTTCGGATCCTTCTGGCTGCTGCAAGCCGTGACCGTGTGGCTCGTGATGCTTCCGATCCGCGGAATCCTTGCCGATCCCCTCGCGGCCGAACTGCCCCCTGCAGCCTGGATAGCCTTTCCGCTCGCCCTGGCGGCCCTCCTTTTCGAAACGGTTGCTGACGCCCAGAAGTCACGCTTCAAATTCAGCCCGGAAGGAAAAGATTCGTTCATGCGCACCGGGCTGTGGAAGTATTCGCGGCATCCGAACTATTTCGGAGAGATCGTGTTTTGGTGGGCTCTTTCGATTCCCGGAATATTCCTGTTCCGCGGCGCCGAGCTTCTCGCCTTCATCGGACCGGTCGCGATCACAGTGCTCATCCTCTTCGTCAGCGGCATACCTCTTTTGGAAAATTCCGCCGAAAAGAAATGGGGCTCGGATCCCGACTGGCTGAGCTACAAGCGGAGAACGTCCCTGTTTTTCCCGCTTCCTCCGGCCAAGGAGTAA